AAACAAATCTTGCTGACTTTTTATCACATATTGGCGTTGATGAGGGAGAGAAGGAGAAGGCTCTTCGACTTTTCCAAAACTCAGATTCACAGCTGATTGATAACTTTATCGAAATCGTTATTCTCAATCATCGAGCAGATTTGTTCTACGATATGTTGGTAGAAATTCAGCATCAGATTGAGAAACAAAGCAATGAATTTGAAGTGACGGTTAAATCTGTTCAAGCATTGACAGACAGTCAAAAAGAAAGATTGAAACCAATGATTGAGCAAAAAATGGGCCTCAAGGTTCGCTCGCTCAAGCAGGAATTGGATGCCAGCCTGATTGGCGGCTTCGTCATTTCAGCCAATAATAAGACAATTGATGCAAGTATAAAACGTCAATTACAACTCGTAAAAGAAAATTTGAAATAGAAAGTGGTGTGAATTTTGGCGATTAACGCACAAGAAATCAGCGCTTTAATTAAGCAACAAATTGAAAATT
Above is a window of Streptococcus cristatus ATCC 51100 DNA encoding:
- a CDS encoding F0F1 ATP synthase subunit delta, whose amino-acid sequence is MDKKHYAVVEKYTLPFVQLVFEKGQQQDVFEKLSQIRAVFEETNLADFLSHIGVDEGEKEKALRLFQNSDSQLIDNFIEIVILNHRADLFYDMLVEIQHQIEKQSNEFEVTVKSVQALTDSQKERLKPMIEQKMGLKVRSLKQELDASLIGGFVISANNKTIDASIKRQLQLVKENLK